The Ipomoea triloba cultivar NCNSP0323 chromosome 13, ASM357664v1 genomic interval aataaaaaaaaaatttaaaaataaaaagccaTGGTCCAGAATATTCGGaggtttttatttcttttttcctgGTTATTAGATACCTTATAGTTGATGCTTCATTAATAGTTAATAAAGATTGAATTGATATATCTCGCATACTACAAATTCAGCTCATCACTGTACACAAATTGAATAATATTAGCTACTTAATTACACTGAGGTCCACACAACTCTCCGTCTATAAATACTATGCCATTCCCCAATGACTGCATGCAATGCATGAAAAGTGAGAGTGTGTGACAGATTGGTAGAgaagatatattttttaaggaaaaaaatttcTATTTTCCTTGTATAATCTCAAGAGATGGCACTTCTAGATTTTCACAACCCTTGGCTCTTAGTGTTTGGAATCCTAGGTGATTAAATTGTGTTGTTTTTTCCTTTTCGATATTTCTGTTCCAAAATTATGTCTGTGGGTATACCATGGACCAGTTTATTCTTCTTTTCCTATTTACAATTTTGAGCTCCAACCCAATATAACATGTTTTGAGGCTTCTTGTTGTATTAATGTTTATCCTCATGATGTTTCAGGAAATATTATATCAATCACGGTGTTTCTCATACCAACGTAAGAATCagtgattattttatttgtgaatTAATCATGTATTTTAATTAGTCATTCACATTACTGTTACATTGTAGGTCGACATTTATTCGAATCTACAAAGAGAAGTCAACAATGGGTTTTCATTCATTGCCATATGTTATAGCATTGTTATCTTCGTTGCTTTGGATGTACTATGCTTTCCTAGTGAAGAATGCCAATCTCCTCATCACCATCAACTCAGTAGGAATTGTTACTGAGACTATCTATATCACCGTTTTTATTATCTACGCAGCGAAGAAAGCGAGGGTAACACAAAATATTATTccacttattttatttttaaagggTAGTTATATTGCacacaatttttaaagaaatatataagatgtaatattattttgaaatgtacCATTCTAAATGGACCCACATTGCCAAATCAATTTAAAAAGCTTTGAAAGTGATGCTTGTTTTGGGATtgactaattaaaaaaacatgacCTAAGTGAGATAAAATTAagattttttattcttgatttcaatttttaaaagtaaaaatgtaaCAAATTTGATAATTTGTTTGGGTAACTATGTGCAGAATCATGCATTGAAGGAGTTGATTCTATCTATTGGAGGATTTGTCGCAACTTTTTTAGTCTCGTGGTTTGTTTTCTCAGGCAATGTTCGTATTAGTGTTGTTGGATGGATTTGTGTGGCATTCTCCCTGGGTGTTTTTGCTTCACCCTTAAGCGTTGTGGTAAAAACATAATCTCACTAATTAGCATTCATTTTTTAGTTTGAACAATAATCAACCATATCCAATAATCATGTTTAACTCAGACTAATTTGGTACTAGTTTTTACAATCTCTTATTAAACTAACAtagatttcaaaattatttcaatACAGCTTCAAGTTATTCGAACCAAGAGTGTAGAATTTTTGCCATTTTACTTGTCTTTCTTCCTCGCATTGAATGCAATTATGTGGGGTGGCTATGGTGCGATCTTGAAGGACTTGCGTATCGCGGTAAATGAACTcagattgttgttgttgttgttgttgttattttgcccaaataattttattaattttctttttataatttttattttgaagttgCCAAATGTCCTAGGATTTATGTTGGCACTAGtacaaattttactatatataatcTATCGGAAGGCAAAACCAGTCGCAGAAGAAGGCAAAAAAGTGCCAGAGTATGTAGTGAACATGGAGGCACAAGAAGCATCTAATCAAGGGAAATAGAATATATACGGAAAACATGACAACTTCAATGCCATCAGTTTAAGACTAGGCGAAGGACTAAAGGCGGCCAGCAACACCTAGCTGAGCTGAATCAAAGTAGAGACTAAATAATTTAGATTGAAtgtttacaatattttacatcttttattttataccTGGCCTGCATATGATTATACTATATGTTACAAACACATGCAATGCATGGTAGAAAAATACCCATAAATAAACATGGGAGCAAAGCtatttataatcaaaataaatgtaGAAGTAAATGGATCATATAACTTTTATAAGATAATGATATATGAGATGTTGTTATCTTACAATAACTGTTTAGATCTATCACTACATAAGACCTTTTTTATGCAATgaccattattttaattttccacACAAAAATAGATAGCAATTGTAGCAACTACCAAAGGCATGATAATAATATGTtagtccttaaaaattttaatttcaacaaCGTTTCAATACACTAAGAATGCTTTTTGTTCATGTGGTTTAAACTTACTAATTAAAAGCTCATTCCAATTACTAAATATTCTTATATTATAACCCTCAAACACCTTAAATCTCACGATTTAAATATAAGTGAGTTTAACAATAGCACCAAATGGGTACAAATAGACTCTCTCTttttaactgaaaaaaaaattaaaaaatgaatgaaaaactatttattttcgatttttcataataatatctaCTTAGAGTAATTGCAGCATAatattgggaaaaaaaaatatatagcatACTAAAAAAGGGTGTTCCTTGACACCCTTCCAACATATATTTGATGTTTTACCGTTTACGCATTAAAAGCTTCAaagtttcttttcaaaaaaaaaaaaaaaaaaaaaaaNNNNNNNNNNNNNNNNNNNNNNNNNNNNNNNNNNNNNNNNNNNNNNNNNNNNNNNNNNNNNNNNNNNNNNNNNNNNNNNNNNNNNNNNNNNNNNNNNNNNNNNNNNNNNNNNNNNNNNNNNNNNNNNNNNNNNNNNNNNNNNNNNNNNNNNNNNNNNNNNNNNNNNNNNNNNNNNNNNNNNNNNNNNNNNNNNNNNNNNNNNNNNNNNNNNNNNNNNNNNNNNNNNNNNNNNNNNNNNNNNNNNNNNNNNNNNNNNNNNNNNNNNNNNNNNNNNNNNNNNNNNNNNNNNNNNNNNNNNNNNNNNNNNNNNNNNNNNNNNNNNNNNNNNNNNNNNNNNNNNNNNNNNNNNNNNNNNNNNNNNNNNNNNNNNNNNNNNNNNNNNNNNNNNNNNNNNNNNNNNNNNNNNNNNNNNNNNNNNNNNNNNNNNNNNNNNNNNNNNNNNNNNNNNNNNNNNNNNNNNNNNNNNNNNNNNNNNNNNNNNNNNNNNNNNNNNNNNNNNNNNNNNNNNNNNNNNNNNNNNNNNNNNNNNNNNNNNNNNNNNNNNNNNNNNNNNNNNNNNNNNNNNNNNNNNNNNNNNNNNNNNNNNNNNNNNNNNNNNNNNNNNNNNNNNNNNNNNNNNNNNNNNNNNNNNNNNNNNNNNNNNNNNNNNNNNNNNNNNNNNNNNNNNNNNNNNNNNNNNNNNNNNNNNNNNNNNNNNNNNNNNNNNNNNNNNNNNNNNNNNNNNNNNNNNNNNNNNNNNNNNNNNNNNNNNNNNNNNNNNNNNNNNNNNNNNNNNNNNNNNNNNNNNNNNNNNNNNNNNNNNNNNNNNNNNNNNNNNNNNNNNNNNNNNNNNNNNNNNNNNNNNNNNNNNNNNNNNNNNNNNNNNNNNNNNNNNNNNNNNNNNNNNNNNNNNNNNNNNNNNNNNNNNNNNNNNNNNNNNNNNNNNNNNNNNNNNNNNNNNNNNNNNNNNNNNNNNNNNNNNNNNNNNNNNNNNNNNNNNNNNNNNNNNNNNNNNNNNNNNNNNNNNNNNNNNNNNNNNNNNNNNNNNNNNNNNNNNNNNNNNNNNNNNNNNNNNNNNNNNNNNNNNNNNNNNNNNNNNNNNNNNNNNNNNNNNNNNNNNNNNNNNNNNNNNNNNNNNNNNNNNNNNNNNNNNNNNNNNNNNNNNNNNNNNNNNNNNNNNNNNNNNNNNNNNNNNNNNNNNNNNNNNNNNNNNNNNNNNNNNNNNNNNNNNNNNNNNNNNNNNNNNNNNNNNNNNNNNNNNNNNNNNNNNNNNNNNNNNNNaaaactttaaaatttttttttcaaaaaaaaaaaaaaaaaaaaaaaacctcctaCAGGCTAGCCTACCCAATAAATACAAACACAATTAGTAACATATGCCAAAACTTTCTTACAAAATCTCTTCACAGTTTAACATTACTTTTTTCctgaaaaatattacatatttaatgaaattaaaaattaagtgtATTATTGTACAACTTTACTgtaaagtgttacattttttataagtattatattttcttaccaaatatcattatttaataattaaaaagtacagagtattatattttcaccaaaattaTATGTGTCACAAAATAATTAAGAgatttgttttgattttaatGCTTCATTAATAGTTAATGAACATAAGTTGACGATGACTAGCTACTTAGACTGACGGCTAGGCAGTCTATGCCCCTCCCAGTGACTAGTGAGTGCATACATTAAATAAACCCCTCTTaattaagtatattatttttgctaATAACAACACATGTCAATTACATATTGAGATGTTTCATACCATTACCACAAATTTGGTTGCTTGCAAATTGCAATCTACAAGAAGATTAAGCCAGTTGTCCAGTACAGATCCAtgtaaaagttttttttttttcaagaaacaaAATTGATACGCACACGTATATAATAGTGTGACTGTGTTAAGTTAATAGTTCAATTAATGGTTAATAATGATTGAATAGAAATATGATATATTACAAATCTAGCAAACTGTACACAAGTTGATTATGACTAGCTACTTAAACTGACAGACTATGCAGTCTAGGGCTCTATGCCCCTCCCTAATGAGTAATATTAGTTAGTGCATACATTAAATAAACTCGTCTTTTAAGAACATCCACACCAATAGATCATGGGTGATTTTTAGAATAGTATTTGCCTAAGGTGGATGATAGGAGAGAGAAAGGAGAGTTGCTTGTATAAATAAGGGTTATTGGAACAGTATTTCATACTGCAAAATTCAAGGAAGAAGCCGTGcgcatagctactttctcaattcattaaagcacaaagaggGCAAGAACCCACTCCCACCGGGGAcatcgagtgccactagaccacaaggtctttggcaaagtAATTCAAGTTTAATAGAGAATACTATAACCAAATATTAGCTTCAATAATATAGTAGGAAACAAAGAATATGTATGGAACTCACATTAAATCAAATCACAcccaattacttttttttaatactacacCCAACTACTTAATTGTACCATCTTCTCTTTCAATACCATCTTCTCTTTCAATCCCGTTACATAAGGCCCTTCTAATGCAACTTACCTCTTCTATATATGGCAACCGTTACATAAGGCCCTTCTAATGCAACTTACCTCTTCTATATATGGCGTAAGAATGCAATCCATGAAATCTAAGGGGGGAAAATAAGACGATTTGAAATTACTAGAAAAATAAAAGTGCAATAAAGGCAAAGTTTAGGGGGTGTTATTAAAACTCTCACCTACTATTATTTCCTCGATAAAATATACACCCTTTGCACTTGTGTTCTAGTATTTCCAaattaaagtaaagaaaatgaaaatgtaaaatagagtcaagaaaaaagataaaaacttgaCCTTCACTAAACAACCATTCCATTCCAATCCATTGGAGAGAACTGAGAAGTAGAAGGGGCTATCCACTATCCATTATTGCCATCAAAATTTCCATTAGTGTTCTGTCGTCTCTTTTCTCGAAAATTTTCACCCCACATTTTAGCCTCTGCAACTGCTCTTTCCCTGTCCAAATCCCTGTTCAACATTTTTACAGTTTCCCTGGGTGAATCATCTTTCTCAGACCCCTCCAGCTCTCCATTTTGTCTCCTCTTCTCCCTGAAATTCTCCCCCCACATTTTGGCCTCGGCAACGGCCCGCTCTCGGTCTGCGTCCCGGTTCAGCATTCTCGCGGTTTCCCTCGGGGAGTCTTCCTTCTCGGACCCGTCCAGGTCCCACTTGCGCCCCGATCCCCCTCCCGAACCGTCTTCGTTCCTCGATATTCTTGCGCCTCGCTTGTCGTCCTtgtctgctgctgctgctgagaATCTGTACCCAGGAGCTGCGTTGGGATCGTATGCCTGGTTGGCCAGGTAGGAAAGGGCGGTGACCACGTCCCCGATCAGAGGCCGAGCTGCAGCCTGCTCTTGGATACACATGGACGCCACGGCTAGGGCCTGGTAAAGGCCTCTCATTGGGAACTGGCCTTGCAGCCTCGGGTCAGCTAATTTCGCAAACTTCCGACGATCGTTAAACAGCGGGCGTGCCTGCAGGGAAAGataaataatcataatcatTCAATCTCTAAGAAAAAGCATAATCCCAGAAGAAATAAAGGAGAGAAACGAGGATGTTTACCCAAGCAACGAGGTTATGTTCCCCGGGGGGTAGGGTGCTGTCGATGGCCTTACGTCCCGTGATAAGCTCTAAGAAGACAACCCCGAAGCTATAAACATCGGATTTCACTGTCAATTGTCCAGTCATGGCATATTCGGGAGCACAATAGCCATAGGTTCCCATGACCCTTGTTGACACATGCGACTTATCTCCAGTAGGACCGAGCTTTGCTAGACCAAAATCAGAAAGCTTCGGGGAAAACCCTTCATCTAGCAATATGTTCGAGGACTTGAAGTCCCTATAAATAACCGGAGGATTCGCTTTGTCGTGAAGATGCTCCAAACCTTTGGCTGCACCAGCTGCTATTCTCATCCTCGTGTTCCAATCCAACGGCTCTTTATCAGGTGGTAAATCTGAAAGAAAGTCATAAATTATCAGTGATAATCATGTCATAGGAAAACAAAATTGCATCGATAACAATTTGAATCAAGCAATACATATTGGCTTGACTGCTATTTAAGGAGAGTACGCATATGTCCTACTCCTACCCCGTCTAAAATTTTGTTACAGGACTATAAAGCATAAGGAGTACGTTCAAATACCCTCCCAACAAAAAATACCGGAATTCAGGCAATACTTATACAATTGTGCAGAAATGGCAACAGTTTGTCAGCAACTTATCGGGGCAATCAATTACAACAGttacatttataataatactCATCATCATCCTGGAGCGGCTGAATCAATTAATTAGGTAATGTGTCTTCTTTTGGGCATAATAAAATTCCTGCCTTGTAATCCTAGCCGACAAAAGACCACATCACCACAATGAGAtcaaccagcctaggttgcctaTAGTTGGCTGACGACTCAAACCAAGACGGCCAATAAACAGCTCCCATGGGAAATCGAACTTGGAACCTTATGGTTACCAAACAAACTGTTCGGCCAATTTGACTGGAGTTGCCCCCAAAAGGGGGCTATTTCCTGATAGGATACCGTTGGCTCAAGGTAACTATTCATAATGTTCTTTAGTACCATCATATTGTTCTCTATATATTAGCTCCAGTTTTGACCTTCCCCAACTCACGCCAAAGTATTGTAACCACCACTAGATGCAATATTTAAAACTATATGCTAAGGAGATAAAGAACAGAAGGTCAAAACATAAAACTAGAATGAAGAGTTTGTGTTATACCATGAAGGTGATCCTCCAATGATCCCAACGGCATAAATTCATAGACAAGAAGCCTCTGGTCTCCATCCGCACAGTATCCAATCAAGTTAACTAAATTAGGATGATGAAGAAGACTGAGCATAAGAACCTCCACGAGAAATTCTCTATTCCCCTGCAGCCCATTCCTATCCAATTGCTTAACAGCTACAGCCTACATGGAGCGAGTAACCACCATAAAAAACATGACGATTCAGAAAACGACAAAGGTAACTTTTTCATTTCACAATAAAAAAGATGACGAGGTAAACTGCACGCTCATTTAGCAAAATGCAGTTTACCCGAAAAGAAGATTCAGTAAAGATAAAACGAGCATGTAGTTATGAAAATAGAAGTTGACAACGCGAATTCCACTGAAGACATCAACACACATGTGCAGCTATCATCAGTGCACGTGCCAGCCCCTTGGAGTACCACGCTTGGCACCAGAACTTGCGACTAGCGAATGACACACTTGGGGCATTACGCAGGATCAAACCAATAGACAATTGAAACTAAAATTATGTAAGCTATCTTCATTTGATGTCAAAtcatttattcatttaaaagaaaataacatcGTAATTTCCCTTCCAACACTATACAGTCCACGTGTCAGTTCAAAGAGTTATTGTTAGATGCATCAATCAGCAATGGATATAAAAAGCAAAGGATTTAGGTGCTATGAATATTCTTGGGTGACTAGGGAAAACCCGCAGCCACCACCCAAGGGTACACACTGGGTGAACCCCGCCTTGTGGCCCTAGCCGGCAAGGgaccacaaggagataaaccaaCCTAAACTGCCCatagctgatcggctcaaactaagaaggccaataaACTGCTCCCACTGAGAATATTCTTATTCTTTAAAGGAATTAAATTAGGAAAGTGGTACGCTACGAATGAATTCTAAGGAATTAGACAATAACGAAAGCTCATCCAAATAGACTATAGAAGACATGAGGATCTGAGTTGCATAATTCAGTCAAAACTTCAACAATTGAACAAAATTGCTCGCTAATTTAcacaaatatatcaatttctaaAAGCTATACGGCAATAAAAACTACCTGGCCATTTGCGAGCCGTCCTTTATATACACGTCCAAATCCCCCTTCTCCTATGAAAGATTCTGGCCTAAAGTTACTTGTAGCAGCCGCAAGCTCACGAAAAGTGAATGTATGTGCCGCAATCTGAACACCAGGTAAATCCTTTAAGCCCGAAGTTTCTCTCTTGGAACCAGTGCTACCTCGTGATTTTAGTCTGTCCGCCCCTGTAAgtgatatgaaaataaaaataaatcgaTCGACATCCATAGGTTCTTCCAAAATCTCAATTACACCACCAAAATAATTCGAATTTCAATTAAAGTTCAATCACTCATGCTAACTTAcgaaacaatataatatagtgGCTACATAAATCATACAATCCACAAAGGGGGCAATCCATTTCATAGACAATGGAAATGAGGCTTTTCCCTGATCTTGTTAAATGGAAACCGAACTAGACAAGATTGAGCTAAACCAAAAACACTAAAGAATATCACAACCATTCAAATTATCAATTACCCAGATTCCAATTGTATCTCAATCCAATCAAAActgcaataatcacaatttcctTAAGATCTCATTTCATCAGTCAttaaaggaaaggaaataacTAAAGATAACATCTTTCATCAATTCCCATCATAGCATCCCCAATTTTGCATCAAATCAACTAATAACTGTAACCAATAAAGCTCATAGAAGAAACCAACTCGAATAAATaacattaaagaaaaacatCATAAACCAGATTAGATCAGCAAAAGCTCAAACATCCTGATAACACATGTAGAGACAAATACAGAGAAGAGTCTGACCTGAAGATAATCTGGACATATTAGAGGGAACAACTGGATGAACTTCCTTGCGATCATCTCTCTCCTTCTGGGGATTCAGCGTCTCCTCCTCTCTGGAATCAAAACAAGGGAAGCAACCCATGTGTTCCCCAACCAAAAAGATCAAAACTTTACAACACCCCTTTCCTCGAATATATCAGATTAACTCAAAACCCAATCAGGTTCTCAAGTTCCCCATCTCAATCTCAAGAAAACAACTAAACTCAACAATCACAGACAAATACGCGTCTACAGAATCCGAATCTTGGcgtatcaatcaatcaatctgGGCACCCATCTTCCTGATCAGCACAGAAAGGGGACAAATACCATAACAAACAAGTACAACCACCACAACAAGGGTTGGGAAAGGCTCTTAGCTATACGCTATTGCTTCTGGGCAAGG includes:
- the LOC116001427 gene encoding bidirectional sugar transporter N3-like, with product MALLDFHNPWLLVFGILGNIISITVFLIPTSTFIRIYKEKSTMGFHSLPYVIALLSSLLWMYYAFLVKNANLLITINSVGIVTETIYITVFIIYAAKKARNHALKELILSIGGFVATFLVSWFVFSGNVRISVVGWICVAFSLGVFASPLSVVLQVIRTKSVEFLPFYLSFFLALNAIMWGGYGAILKDLRIALPNVLGFMLALVQILLYIIYRKAKPVAEEGKKVPEYVVNMEAQEASNQGK
- the LOC116001864 gene encoding serine/threonine-protein kinase PBS1, whose amino-acid sequence is MGCFPCFDSREEETLNPQKERDDRKEVHPVVPSNMSRLSSGADRLKSRGSTGSKRETSGLKDLPGVQIAAHTFTFRELAAATSNFRPESFIGEGGFGRVYKGRLANGQAVAVKQLDRNGLQGNREFLVEVLMLSLLHHPNLVNLIGYCADGDQRLLVYEFMPLGSLEDHLHDLPPDKEPLDWNTRMRIAAGAAKGLEHLHDKANPPVIYRDFKSSNILLDEGFSPKLSDFGLAKLGPTGDKSHVSTRVMGTYGYCAPEYAMTGQLTVKSDVYSFGVVFLELITGRKAIDSTLPPGEHNLVAWARPLFNDRRKFAKLADPRLQGQFPMRGLYQALAVASMCIQEQAAARPLIGDVVTALSYLANQAYDPNAAPGYRFSAAAADKDDKRGARISRNEDGSGGGSGRKWDLDGSEKEDSPRETARMLNRDADRERAVAEAKMWGENFREKRRQNGELEGSEKDDSPRETVKMLNRDLDRERAVAEAKMWGENFREKRRQNTNGNFDGNNG